The Bradyrhizobium sp. CCBAU 051011 DNA segment CGCTTCGCGGAAGCGCGCGACCCGGTGCACCGCAGCACGCCAGTCGGCGAGCCGCGAAAAATTGTCGACGAACCATCGCAACGCCAATTGTACCTGGGTGAACGCGCCCGCCACCATGATCAGGCCGCCCAGCGTCAGATTGCCGCCGAAGTAGGCCGGTGCGGCCACCAGTATCGGTACGACCAGCGACAGCCAGCCAATGCCCGATGTGATCCAGGTCAGGTGAGCGAGCGAAGTGGATATCCGTCGCATCGTGTCCACGACAGCCGCGAGCCCAGCCTCGAGATGCCGTCGTTCGTCGGTCTCGCCGCCATGCAGTGCGATGCTCTCGCCGGATTCGTTGACGCGAACGAGTGCGAAGCGGAATTCCGCCTCGCGCGCATATCGCTCGCCGTTCAGGGCGATCAGCGGCCGCCCCACGATCCAGGTCAGGGCAGACCCGGTCAAAGCATAAGCCAGCGCACACCAGACCATGTAACCGGGAATGGCGATGTCGTAGCCCCCGACCTGGAACGTGACCTGCGCCGATAGAGTCCAGAGCATGCCGACGAAAGCGACGAGCTGAAGCAAGGAATAGACGATGCCGCAGCCGAGGTCGGCGGTGTAGTCGCCCAAGAGGCGCGTATCCTCCTGGATGCGCTGGTCCGGATTGTGTCCATACTCGCCAGCAAAGCCGAGCTGATAGACGCGCAACGGCTTGAGCCACTCGGCCAGGAGGTGACGGGTGATCCATTCGCGCAGTCGAAACTTCAGGCGCTCCTGGAGGAAGGTGTTTGCGACCGTGAGCGCTAGTAAAATGACGATGATGACAGCGAACGTCTGGAGATCATGGACGAAGCCCGACAGGTCCTTGCGGCCGACGGCGTCGAAGAACCGGCCGTTCCAATCATTGAGTTGGACCTGTCCATACATATTGGCGATGGTGACGACAGTCGAGGCGATGAAGATCGCTATCACCCGTCGCCCGCCTGAAGCCTGCCGAAGCACGCGCGCGAACAAGCCCAGGTCCCGGGCAAGATTGAAATCGTGTACCGGCGCAGCTCGGATGAGCGCGTCCGCGAGAGGAGGTCTGGCGGCCGCGCCCGGCATGATCGGCAGCAGCGGATCTGCGGGCTGCGGCAGCTTCGGAACTGCCTCGGCCGGAGGGGGGACGGCCTGGGGAGCCGCGGGTGATGCAACGTCAGCCTTCATACGTTCGCGTCACCCCTGTTTCATCGGCCGGAATCACTGCGTTAGCCAAGCAGGCCCGGGCGATCAGGATATTGACCCACCGCAATGACTTCCCCCGGCGGCATCATCACTATGCTACCATGAAAGCGCCTGTTTCAGGAAGAAGCCTGCAGAGCCCTGGTCACGGCACGGCCTGCAAAGCGCAATGATCGACCGGGGACATGTCAGAGATAACGGAAAAATCTGGCCGGCAGAAAGGTGCCGAAGCCGCAGTCGAGAGCTTTCGGAAGGACCTCGGCCCGTTTGTCGTCGCCGCTGAAACGACCCGAATGCCCATGCTGTTCACGGATGCGGCAAAACCCGACAACCCGATCATCTTCGCCAACGACAGTCTTCTCGCTCTGACCGGGTATGACCGGGAGGAAGTGCTCGGAAAAGACTTCAACTTTCTGATGGCCAGCGGTTCGGATGCCGAGCCTTGACGCGAGCCAAGGCCGAGTTCGAGGGTTCATCCAACGGCGCCGAAGTGTTCTGCCGCCGCAAGGATGGCAGCGAATTTTGGGCCGCGCTCTTCGTCAGTCCGGTACGCGATGAAGGCGGCGACATCGTTCAGTATTTTGCATCGCTGATTGATCTCACCAAACTCAAGGAGAAGCTCGATCCAGGATGCTGATCGACGAGCTGAACCATCGCGTCAAGAATACCCTTTCCACGGCGCAATCGATCGTCTGGCAGACGTTGCGAACGACGACCGATCCCAAGCAGATTCGACAATCCATTGAATCCCGGTTGTCCGGCTCTCCGGTCGCACGATCTGCTGACCCGCGAGAAATGGGAAAGTGCCGGCCTGCTCGATATCGCTCACGATGCGCTGGAACCATTCGGGGGGGCCGGCGGACGGGCGGATCGCATCGTGATCACGGGGGAGAACATCCGCTTTCCACCAAAAGCAGCTTTGGCCCTTGGTATCGCGTTCAACGAACTTGCGACCAATGCCGTGAAATACGGTGCGTTGTCCAACGCGGTCGGATCGATCCAGATCTCGTGGACGGCGGAGACGACACCCGCCGGGAAAAGGCTCTTGCTGAGCTGGAGCGAGAGAGGTGGTTCCCCCGTCCCGCCGCCGGTACACAAGGGATTTGGCTCGCGGGTGCTCGAGCGTGGCCTCGCCCATGAGCTGGGAGGCGCGGTGCAACTGGACTATCAGCCGAACGGGCTTCATCTGCACGATGGACATTCCGTTACCAAGAGGTGCTCCTGTTG contains these protein-coding regions:
- a CDS encoding PAS domain-containing protein, whose protein sequence is MPMLFTDAAKPDNPIIFANDSLLALTGYDREEVLGKDFNFLMASGSDAEP
- a CDS encoding HWE histidine kinase domain-containing protein — encoded protein: MLIDELNHRVKNTLSTAQSIVWQTLRTTTDPKQIRQSIESRLSGSPVARSADPREMGKCRPARYRSRCAGTIRGGRRTGGSHRDHGGEHPLSTKSSFGPWYRVQRTCDQCREIRCVVQRGRIDPDLVDGGDDTRREKALAELERERWFPRPAAGTQGIWLAGARAWPRP
- a CDS encoding PAS domain S-box protein: MTRAKAEFEGSSNGAEVFCRRKDGSEFWAALFVSPVRDEGGDIVQYFASLIDLTKLKEKLDPGC
- a CDS encoding ABC transporter ATP-binding protein/permease; translated protein: MPGAAARPPLADALIRAAPVHDFNLARDLGLFARVLRQASGGRRVIAIFIASTVVTIANMYGQVQLNDWNGRFFDAVGRKDLSGFVHDLQTFAVIIVILLALTVANTFLQERLKFRLREWITRHLLAEWLKPLRVYQLGFAGEYGHNPDQRIQEDTRLLGDYTADLGCGIVYSLLQLVAFVGMLWTLSAQVTFQVGGYDIAIPGYMVWCALAYALTGSALTWIVGRPLIALNGERYAREAEFRFALVRVNESGESIALHGGETDERRHLEAGLAAVVDTMRRISTSLAHLTWITSGIGWLSLVVPILVAAPAYFGGNLTLGGLIMVAGAFTQVQLALRWFVDNFSRLADWRAAVHRVARFREALDSLPAIEHGAEEIKRALHPEGHLAFEGVRILLPDGHIIIDDATVSITPGERVLIVGDTGRGKSTLFRAVAGLWPWGSGIILTPAPGAMAFLPQRPYLPLGTLRNALSYPSPPNAFLDADVRQALVRCDLGDLVPKLDKTERWDKELSLGEQERLAFARLLLHKPAWVFLDEATAALDEDSQRRLMALFDDELKQATVLSIGHRPDLAVYHTRTLQLVHGRDGDRLKLKPPPAPPPPRRWLQQLDDWLQTIRP